From the genome of Candidatus Woesearchaeota archaeon, one region includes:
- a CDS encoding RsmB/NOP family class I SAM-dependent RNA methyltransferase yields MRLFTRRYEEWGYQGSYEKIEKKYLRINTLRTKTLPKKFNLVKVPFLEDGYESKADFSLASSPEYLQGLFYLQDASTQLAAEVLNPQQIDRVLDMAAAPGGKTTHLAARMKNKGLIVALDSSHGRIQKLKNNLERLGVANCVVYQKDAQYVSDLNMQFDKVLLDAPCSGNFSLDAQWFEKRDFEGINANARLQKKLLRSAVGVCKPGGIVLYCTCSLEKEENEDVIEWALDELNVELVPINKDVGVAGITEKTALCKRIWPGETQGFFLAKLKKV; encoded by the coding sequence ATGAGGCTCTTCACCCGACGATATGAAGAGTGGGGGTATCAAGGATCCTATGAGAAAATTGAGAAAAAATACCTTCGCATCAACACGCTTCGCACAAAAACCTTGCCTAAAAAATTCAACCTTGTAAAAGTACCTTTTCTTGAGGATGGATATGAGAGCAAAGCTGATTTTTCATTAGCATCTTCTCCCGAATACTTACAAGGGCTTTTTTACCTCCAAGACGCATCTACTCAACTCGCAGCAGAAGTACTTAACCCCCAGCAAATAGATCGCGTTCTTGACATGGCAGCAGCTCCTGGCGGAAAAACAACACACCTCGCAGCACGAATGAAGAATAAAGGATTAATTGTAGCATTGGATTCATCACATGGAAGAATTCAAAAACTCAAGAATAACCTTGAACGATTGGGCGTTGCAAATTGTGTTGTTTATCAAAAAGATGCTCAATACGTATCTGATTTGAATATGCAATTTGATAAGGTTCTGCTTGATGCTCCTTGTTCTGGAAACTTTTCTCTTGACGCGCAGTGGTTTGAGAAAAGAGATTTTGAAGGTATTAATGCGAACGCTAGGTTGCAAAAAAAACTGTTGCGATCAGCAGTAGGGGTGTGCAAACCAGGAGGCATAGTCTTGTACTGCACGTGTTCTCTTGAAAAAGAAGAGAACGAAGATGTTATTGAATGGGCTCTTGACGAGCTTAATGTTGAACTTGTACCTATTAACAAAGATGTCGGTGTTGCTGGCATAACAGAAAAGACTGCTCTGTGCAAGAGAATCTGGCCAGGCGAGACGCAAGGATTTTTTTTAGCAAAACTCAAAAAAGTTTGA